The Methanofollis sp. nucleotide sequence TGTCGCCCCTGATCCCCCACCAGGTGTCGGTGTTCAGGAGGCCGGCAAAGAGATACAGCACGGTGTCGATGTCCGGAGACATGTGGTTGCCCGAGATCCACATATCCTCCGCGGTGTTGACGATCACGGCGATCTGGTCGTCGTTGACCAGGTTGCGCATCCCCCGCAGGAGTTTCGGCGTCCCGGTCCCGCCGGAAAGGAATGTAATCATAAGAGAATAGTTTAACTGTCCATACATGAAGATTTTTAACTGACAGCCCGATGAAAATCATCAAGGACCCGGTGCACGGCGACGTCGAGGTGGGAGAGACGGCCCTCGCGCTCCTCGACTCACCCGTTCTCCAGCGCCTCCGCCATATCAGGCAACTCGGCTTCGCCCACCTGGTCTATCCGGGCGCCAACCACACCCGTTTCGAGCATTCGCTCGGCACGATGCACCTCGCGGCCGTGCTCTGCCGCCACCTCGGCCTCGACGCGGGCGAGAGCGACCTCGTCACCGCCGCCGCCCTCCTCCACGACATCGGCCACGGCCCCTTCTCCCATGTCACCGAGGCCTTCATGGTCGAGATGATGGGGAAGGGCCACCAGGACGCGGGCGACCTCCTCGGGGAGGGCGAGACGGCCGGCATCCTGGAAGACCGCGGCCTCGACCCGGCCGAGGTCGCCGCCGTCATCAACGGTACCCACAGGTACGCCGGCGTGATCCACGGCGACCTGGACGTGGACAGGATGGACTACCTCCTCCGCGACGCCCACTACACCGGCGTGCCGTACGGCCTCGTCGATGCCGGGCGGTTGATCAGGGCGACGGCCGGGACGGAGAACGGCGTCGCCCTCGATGCCTCGGGCATCAATGCGGCGGAGTCACTGCTCATCGCACGGACCCTGATGCGCCCGGTCGTCTACTACCACCATGTCTCCCGGATCGCCACCTCCATGTTCCACCTCGCCCTCCTCTCCCACCTTGCGGTGAGCGGGGAGAGTGTGGGGGCGCTGATGCGGATGGACGACGCCGCACTCTTCACCCGCCTCCTCGCCTCTCCCGATGGGACGGCACGCGACATCGCCCGAAGACTCTATGAGAGGAGACTGTACAAGAGGGCCGTCTATGTCGGCCGCGGCCAGGTGAACGCCGCCGCGGTGCAGGCCAGAACCTCCCTCTCGGAGAGCAGGCAGATCGCACGGGAGGTCGCGGAGGCGGCAGGCGTCGGGGAGGAGACGGTGCTCGTCGACATCCCCTCCTTCCCGACAGACATGTCGATGGAGGTGCGGGTGCGGGAGAAGAACGCCCTCGTCGGCCTCGAACAGGTCTCCCCCCTCCTGACGACCCTGAACGAGACGCGGCGGGAACAGTGGCGCCTCGGCGTCTACACCCTCCCCGGCCAGAGGGAGACGGTGGAAGCGGCGGCGATCGAGGTGCTCCACATCAAAAAACCGACGCAGCAGGACAGGCTGCCGGTGTGAGGACAAGATGGAGAAGGAATATGTTATCGGCGTGACCGGCGCGAGCGGGATCGTCTACGCGAGGCGCCTCCTCGAGGTGCTCGCAGGGAAGGCGCGGGTGCACCTGGTCGTCTCCGGGACGGCGCGGGAGATCGCGGTCCACGAAGGCGTGAGCCTTGACGGGTTCCCGGTGATCGAGGAGGACAACAGGAACCTGGCCGCGGAGATCGCGAGCGGGTCGTTCAGGTACGACGGGATGGCGATCGTCCCCTGCTCGATGAAGACCCTGGCCTCTGTCTCGGCCGGGTTCTCCGACACCCTTATCACACGGGCCGCAGACGTCTGTTTGAAGGAGAGGCGGCGTTGCATTCTCGTGCTGCGGGAGATGCCCCTCTCGCGCATACACCTGCGCAACATGCTCGCCGCGGACGAGGC carries:
- a CDS encoding HD domain-containing protein — protein: MKIIKDPVHGDVEVGETALALLDSPVLQRLRHIRQLGFAHLVYPGANHTRFEHSLGTMHLAAVLCRHLGLDAGESDLVTAAALLHDIGHGPFSHVTEAFMVEMMGKGHQDAGDLLGEGETAGILEDRGLDPAEVAAVINGTHRYAGVIHGDLDVDRMDYLLRDAHYTGVPYGLVDAGRLIRATAGTENGVALDASGINAAESLLIARTLMRPVVYYHHVSRIATSMFHLALLSHLAVSGESVGALMRMDDAALFTRLLASPDGTARDIARRLYERRLYKRAVYVGRGQVNAAAVQARTSLSESRQIAREVAEAAGVGEETVLVDIPSFPTDMSMEVRVREKNALVGLEQVSPLLTTLNETRREQWRLGVYTLPGQRETVEAAAIEVLHIKKPTQQDRLPV
- a CDS encoding UbiX family flavin prenyltransferase gives rise to the protein MEKEYVIGVTGASGIVYARRLLEVLAGKARVHLVVSGTAREIAVHEGVSLDGFPVIEEDNRNLAAEIASGSFRYDGMAIVPCSMKTLASVSAGFSDTLITRAADVCLKERRRCILVLREMPLSRIHLRNMLAADEAGATVMVASPPFYGRPQTIDDLVDMVVARVLDHLGVEHDIGKRWSGYDDDATVH